A window from Gemmatimonadaceae bacterium encodes these proteins:
- a CDS encoding STAS domain-containing protein, with protein MHAVLDRISLEAPARLVAETRVDFRAAAMECLERARQLGAGELRIDMSATEEVDASGLGTLVVLQKRARACGVTTRLCSTQTRVHHLLAITRLDTLFLFDG; from the coding sequence ATGCACGCGGTTCTCGATCGGATCTCCCTCGAGGCGCCCGCTCGACTGGTCGCCGAAACGCGCGTGGACTTTCGCGCCGCCGCGATGGAATGCCTCGAGCGGGCGCGGCAGCTCGGCGCTGGCGAGCTGCGCATTGACATGTCGGCTACGGAGGAGGTGGACGCGAGTGGCCTGGGCACGCTGGTCGTGCTGCAGAAGCGCGCTCGTGCATGCGGCGTGACGACCCGCCTCTGCTCCACGCAGACCCGAGTCCACCACCTGCTCGCGATCACGCGACTCGACACCCTGTTCCTGTTCGACGGCTGA